A single genomic interval of Oncorhynchus mykiss isolate Arlee chromosome 13, USDA_OmykA_1.1, whole genome shotgun sequence harbors:
- the LOC110508389 gene encoding uncharacterized protein LOC110508389 isoform X3 → MSHCERTSGMVPFYTSRELGRKDLRMSSSLPRPRHVIWETEELVAYLHPQPWTPGTTILEPKTPRGPDEEPSPAQGSLFRLGEGAYLRLLLGAREVGALLCERLGVKRCALVCRPHPDSNSPPQIRVLPLHGLDSEWRPHLAGDEHYTHHDPGYVTSKSGPRWTDTSLQEIQAEIRAQLPSPNALPNLTFLGEDPSHPGLFSRIVRGEEQQWRVWEDEGHVAFLTPFPNAPGLTVLVPRRPLTSDIFRLEEADYTSLVLATQKVAKVLEDGLGAWGVGLIFEGFEIDYAHAKLIPLLSPPSSHQVDGGSTTTTGSPSPQAQFSATYPGFVTSEDGPEASLECLKELQTKITQ, encoded by the exons ATGAGTCACTGTGAAAGAACCAGTGGTATGGTGCCATTCTACACTTCTAGAGAATTGGGGAGGAAGGACTTGAG GATGTCATCATCTCTTCCCCGACCTCGTCATGTGATCTGGgagacagaggagctggtggccTACCTCCACCCCCAGCCCTGGACCCCAG GCACTACCATCCTGGAGCCGAAGACCCCCAGGGGCCCAGATGAGGAACCAAGCCCAGCTCAGGGCAGTCTCTTCAGGCTGGGTGAGGGAGCCTACCTAAGGTTGCTGCTGGGGGCCAGGGAGGTGGGGGCCCTGCTGTGTGAGAGGCTGGGGGTGAAGAGATGTGCCCTGGTCTGCAGGCCCCACCCAGACAGTAACAGTCCACCCCAG ATCCGGGTGCTGCCGCTACACGGCCTTGACAGCGAGTGGCGCCCCCACCTGGCGGGAGATGAGCACTACACCCACCACGACCCCGGCTACGTCACCTCTAAAAGCGGCCCTCGCTGGACTGACACGTCCCTCCAGGAGATCCAGGCCGAGATTCGGGCCCAGCTCCCTTCCCCCAATGCCCTACCAAACCTCACCTTCCTGGGGGAAGACCCATCACACCCCGGCCTCTTCTCCCGGATCGTCCGTGGAGAGGAGCAGCAGTGGAGGGTGTGGGAGGATGAGGGACACGTGGCATTCCTCACCCCCTTCCCCAACGCCCCCGGCCTCACCGTACTGGTCCCCCGTCGACCTCTGACCTCGGATATATTTAGACTCGAAGAGGCAGATTATACGAGTTTGGTACTGGCAACCCAGAAGGTGGCCAAGGTTTTGGAAGACGGTCTCGGAGCGTGGGGGGTGGGGTTGATATTCGAGGGGTTTGAGATTGACTATGCTCATGCTAAATTGATACCTCTGCTCTCTCCGCCCTCCTCTCACCAGGTTGATGGgggctccaccaccaccactggctCTCCATCTCCTCAGGCCCAGTTTAGTGCCACCTATCCTGGGTTTGTGACCTCGGAGGATGGCCCTGAGGCCAGCCTGGAGTGTTTGAAGGAGTTACAGACCAAAATCACACAGTAA
- the LOC110508389 gene encoding uncharacterized protein LOC110508389 isoform X5 — MLLARFLRRMSSSLPRPRHVIWETEELVAYLHPQPWTPGTTILEPKTPRGPDEEPSPAQGSLFRLGEGAYLRLLLGAREVGALLCERLGVKRCALVCRPHPDSNSPPQIRVLPLHGLDSEWRPHLAGDEHYTHHDPGYVTSKSGPRWTDTSLQEIQAEIRAQLPSPNALPNLTFLGEDPSHPGLFSRIVRGEEQQWRVWEDEGHVAFLTPFPNAPGLTVLVPRRPLTSDIFRLEEADYTSLVLATQKVAKVLEDGLGAWGVGLIFEGFEIDYAHAKLIPLLSPPSSHQVDGGSTTTTGSPSPQAQFSATYPGFVTSEDGPEASLECLKELQTKITQ; from the exons ATGCTGCTTGCACGTTTTCTACGAAG GATGTCATCATCTCTTCCCCGACCTCGTCATGTGATCTGGgagacagaggagctggtggccTACCTCCACCCCCAGCCCTGGACCCCAG GCACTACCATCCTGGAGCCGAAGACCCCCAGGGGCCCAGATGAGGAACCAAGCCCAGCTCAGGGCAGTCTCTTCAGGCTGGGTGAGGGAGCCTACCTAAGGTTGCTGCTGGGGGCCAGGGAGGTGGGGGCCCTGCTGTGTGAGAGGCTGGGGGTGAAGAGATGTGCCCTGGTCTGCAGGCCCCACCCAGACAGTAACAGTCCACCCCAG ATCCGGGTGCTGCCGCTACACGGCCTTGACAGCGAGTGGCGCCCCCACCTGGCGGGAGATGAGCACTACACCCACCACGACCCCGGCTACGTCACCTCTAAAAGCGGCCCTCGCTGGACTGACACGTCCCTCCAGGAGATCCAGGCCGAGATTCGGGCCCAGCTCCCTTCCCCCAATGCCCTACCAAACCTCACCTTCCTGGGGGAAGACCCATCACACCCCGGCCTCTTCTCCCGGATCGTCCGTGGAGAGGAGCAGCAGTGGAGGGTGTGGGAGGATGAGGGACACGTGGCATTCCTCACCCCCTTCCCCAACGCCCCCGGCCTCACCGTACTGGTCCCCCGTCGACCTCTGACCTCGGATATATTTAGACTCGAAGAGGCAGATTATACGAGTTTGGTACTGGCAACCCAGAAGGTGGCCAAGGTTTTGGAAGACGGTCTCGGAGCGTGGGGGGTGGGGTTGATATTCGAGGGGTTTGAGATTGACTATGCTCATGCTAAATTGATACCTCTGCTCTCTCCGCCCTCCTCTCACCAGGTTGATGGgggctccaccaccaccactggctCTCCATCTCCTCAGGCCCAGTTTAGTGCCACCTATCCTGGGTTTGTGACCTCGGAGGATGGCCCTGAGGCCAGCCTGGAGTGTTTGAAGGAGTTACAGACCAAAATCACACAGTAA
- the LOC110508389 gene encoding uncharacterized protein LOC110508389 isoform X6 — translation MSSSLPRPRHVIWETEELVAYLHPQPWTPGTTILEPKTPRGPDEEPSPAQGSLFRLGEGAYLRLLLGAREVGALLCERLGVKRCALVCRPHPDSNSPPQIRVLPLHGLDSEWRPHLAGDEHYTHHDPGYVTSKSGPRWTDTSLQEIQAEIRAQLPSPNALPNLTFLGEDPSHPGLFSRIVRGEEQQWRVWEDEGHVAFLTPFPNAPGLTVLVPRRPLTSDIFRLEEADYTSLVLATQKVAKVLEDGLGAWGVGLIFEGFEIDYAHAKLIPLLSPPSSHQVDGGSTTTTGSPSPQAQFSATYPGFVTSEDGPEASLECLKELQTKITQ, via the exons ATGTCATCATCTCTTCCCCGACCTCGTCATGTGATCTGGgagacagaggagctggtggccTACCTCCACCCCCAGCCCTGGACCCCAG GCACTACCATCCTGGAGCCGAAGACCCCCAGGGGCCCAGATGAGGAACCAAGCCCAGCTCAGGGCAGTCTCTTCAGGCTGGGTGAGGGAGCCTACCTAAGGTTGCTGCTGGGGGCCAGGGAGGTGGGGGCCCTGCTGTGTGAGAGGCTGGGGGTGAAGAGATGTGCCCTGGTCTGCAGGCCCCACCCAGACAGTAACAGTCCACCCCAG ATCCGGGTGCTGCCGCTACACGGCCTTGACAGCGAGTGGCGCCCCCACCTGGCGGGAGATGAGCACTACACCCACCACGACCCCGGCTACGTCACCTCTAAAAGCGGCCCTCGCTGGACTGACACGTCCCTCCAGGAGATCCAGGCCGAGATTCGGGCCCAGCTCCCTTCCCCCAATGCCCTACCAAACCTCACCTTCCTGGGGGAAGACCCATCACACCCCGGCCTCTTCTCCCGGATCGTCCGTGGAGAGGAGCAGCAGTGGAGGGTGTGGGAGGATGAGGGACACGTGGCATTCCTCACCCCCTTCCCCAACGCCCCCGGCCTCACCGTACTGGTCCCCCGTCGACCTCTGACCTCGGATATATTTAGACTCGAAGAGGCAGATTATACGAGTTTGGTACTGGCAACCCAGAAGGTGGCCAAGGTTTTGGAAGACGGTCTCGGAGCGTGGGGGGTGGGGTTGATATTCGAGGGGTTTGAGATTGACTATGCTCATGCTAAATTGATACCTCTGCTCTCTCCGCCCTCCTCTCACCAGGTTGATGGgggctccaccaccaccactggctCTCCATCTCCTCAGGCCCAGTTTAGTGCCACCTATCCTGGGTTTGTGACCTCGGAGGATGGCCCTGAGGCCAGCCTGGAGTGTTTGAAGGAGTTACAGACCAAAATCACACAGTAA
- the LOC110509201 gene encoding G-protein coupled receptor 4-like codes for MGQVVLGDGGDDDDDDPNLFSTLTPPSMAMIANSTGMTSNDLSLNSTLTLSPEPWTPPPWYQFHVCSVAPYGFIFYFGVKVFNLAIGTPCNILVLWQISSRKSDSSTSDIFIFNLALMDTYFCLMGPIDIVNRLVLDHQGIWYFQRFAYGVKDTGPLFLVCICLDRYVAVVHPVLFTGIRDNKIRVGVSVVTWALILAYSLTKSILGVMSVNEVFSGLILFAFALMIYCNLSIIWVLRRSVAGKEVMHPVKKKAFKMVLVILGIIFVNYLPPVALVPFFSYYTFVQFRCQVTISVFSIMDLSCSLEPLLYMTKMDRPACVPGWCCAGESSAKKPYEVKV; via the exons atgggtCAGGTTGTCCTTGgcgatggtggtgatgatgatgatgatg ATCCAAATCTCTTCTCCACTTTGACCCCACCTTCCATGGCGATGATTGCTAACTCCACGGGGATGACCTCCAATGACCTCTCCCTGAACTCAACGTTGACCCTTAGTCCGGAACCTTGGACCCCGCCTCCTTGGTACCAATTCCACGTCTGCTCCGTGGCCCCTTACGGATTCATCTTCTACTTTGGAGTCAAAGTCTTCAACCTGGCCATAG GCACACCCTGCAATATACTGGTCCTGTGGCAGATCTCCAGCAGGAAAAGTGACTCGTCCACGTCTGACATCTTCATCTTTAATCTGGCTTTAATGGACACCTACTTCTGCCTCATGGGGCCTATAGACATTGTCAACAGGCTGGTCCTGGACCACCAAGGCATCTGGTACTTCCAACGCTTTGCCTACGGGGTCAAAGACACAGGACCCCTCTTCCTG gtGTGTATCTGTCTGGACCGCTACGTGGCCGTGGTCCATCCGGTGCTGTTCACCGGTATCCGTGACAACAAGATCCGCGTTGGTGTCTCCGTGGTAACCTGGGCCCTCATCCTGGCCTACAGCCTCACAAAGAGCATCCTGGGAGTCATGTCTGTCAACGAGGTGTTCAGCGGCCTCATCCTCTTCGCCTTCGCCCTCATGATCTACTGTAACCTCTCCATCATATGGGTCCTACGCCGCTCCGTAGCCGGGAAGGAGGTGATGCACCCCGTGAAGAAGAAGGCCTTCAAAATGGTGCTGGTCATCTTGGGTATAATCTTCGTCAACTACCTTCCTCCCGTGGCTCTTGTTCCGTTCTTCTCCTACTACACGTTCGTCCAGTTCCGCTGTCAGGTGACTATCAGTGTGTTCTCCATCATGGATCTGAGTTGTAGTCTGGAGCCACTTCTGTATATGACCAAGATGGACAGGCCTGCGTGTGTTCCTGGCTGGTGCTGTGCGGGGGAGAGCTCGGCCAAGAAACCCTACGAGGTTAAAGTGTGA
- the LOC110508389 gene encoding uncharacterized protein LOC110508389 isoform X2 has translation MLLARFLRRLPIFLSLYFPLSPPSPDLPLFFPLCLFPSSIRMSSSLPRPRHVIWETEELVAYLHPQPWTPGTTILEPKTPRGPDEEPSPAQGSLFRLGEGAYLRLLLGAREVGALLCERLGVKRCALVCRPHPDSNSPPQIRVLPLHGLDSEWRPHLAGDEHYTHHDPGYVTSKSGPRWTDTSLQEIQAEIRAQLPSPNALPNLTFLGEDPSHPGLFSRIVRGEEQQWRVWEDEGHVAFLTPFPNAPGLTVLVPRRPLTSDIFRLEEADYTSLVLATQKVAKVLEDGLGAWGVGLIFEGFEIDYAHAKLIPLLSPPSSHQVDGGSTTTTGSPSPQAQFSATYPGFVTSEDGPEASLECLKELQTKITQ, from the exons ATGCTGCTTGCACGTTTTCTACGAAG ACttcccatctttctgtctctctatttccctctttctcctccttctcctgacctccctctcttcttccccctctgtCTTTTCCCTTCCTCCATCAGGATGTCATCATCTCTTCCCCGACCTCGTCATGTGATCTGGgagacagaggagctggtggccTACCTCCACCCCCAGCCCTGGACCCCAG GCACTACCATCCTGGAGCCGAAGACCCCCAGGGGCCCAGATGAGGAACCAAGCCCAGCTCAGGGCAGTCTCTTCAGGCTGGGTGAGGGAGCCTACCTAAGGTTGCTGCTGGGGGCCAGGGAGGTGGGGGCCCTGCTGTGTGAGAGGCTGGGGGTGAAGAGATGTGCCCTGGTCTGCAGGCCCCACCCAGACAGTAACAGTCCACCCCAG ATCCGGGTGCTGCCGCTACACGGCCTTGACAGCGAGTGGCGCCCCCACCTGGCGGGAGATGAGCACTACACCCACCACGACCCCGGCTACGTCACCTCTAAAAGCGGCCCTCGCTGGACTGACACGTCCCTCCAGGAGATCCAGGCCGAGATTCGGGCCCAGCTCCCTTCCCCCAATGCCCTACCAAACCTCACCTTCCTGGGGGAAGACCCATCACACCCCGGCCTCTTCTCCCGGATCGTCCGTGGAGAGGAGCAGCAGTGGAGGGTGTGGGAGGATGAGGGACACGTGGCATTCCTCACCCCCTTCCCCAACGCCCCCGGCCTCACCGTACTGGTCCCCCGTCGACCTCTGACCTCGGATATATTTAGACTCGAAGAGGCAGATTATACGAGTTTGGTACTGGCAACCCAGAAGGTGGCCAAGGTTTTGGAAGACGGTCTCGGAGCGTGGGGGGTGGGGTTGATATTCGAGGGGTTTGAGATTGACTATGCTCATGCTAAATTGATACCTCTGCTCTCTCCGCCCTCCTCTCACCAGGTTGATGGgggctccaccaccaccactggctCTCCATCTCCTCAGGCCCAGTTTAGTGCCACCTATCCTGGGTTTGTGACCTCGGAGGATGGCCCTGAGGCCAGCCTGGAGTGTTTGAAGGAGTTACAGACCAAAATCACACAGTAA
- the LOC110508389 gene encoding uncharacterized protein LOC110508389 isoform X1, with translation MLLARFLRRYRKLPIFLSLYFPLSPPSPDLPLFFPLCLFPSSIRMSSSLPRPRHVIWETEELVAYLHPQPWTPGTTILEPKTPRGPDEEPSPAQGSLFRLGEGAYLRLLLGAREVGALLCERLGVKRCALVCRPHPDSNSPPQIRVLPLHGLDSEWRPHLAGDEHYTHHDPGYVTSKSGPRWTDTSLQEIQAEIRAQLPSPNALPNLTFLGEDPSHPGLFSRIVRGEEQQWRVWEDEGHVAFLTPFPNAPGLTVLVPRRPLTSDIFRLEEADYTSLVLATQKVAKVLEDGLGAWGVGLIFEGFEIDYAHAKLIPLLSPPSSHQVDGGSTTTTGSPSPQAQFSATYPGFVTSEDGPEASLECLKELQTKITQ, from the exons ATGCTGCTTGCACGTTTTCTACGAAGGTACCGTAA ACttcccatctttctgtctctctatttccctctttctcctccttctcctgacctccctctcttcttccccctctgtCTTTTCCCTTCCTCCATCAGGATGTCATCATCTCTTCCCCGACCTCGTCATGTGATCTGGgagacagaggagctggtggccTACCTCCACCCCCAGCCCTGGACCCCAG GCACTACCATCCTGGAGCCGAAGACCCCCAGGGGCCCAGATGAGGAACCAAGCCCAGCTCAGGGCAGTCTCTTCAGGCTGGGTGAGGGAGCCTACCTAAGGTTGCTGCTGGGGGCCAGGGAGGTGGGGGCCCTGCTGTGTGAGAGGCTGGGGGTGAAGAGATGTGCCCTGGTCTGCAGGCCCCACCCAGACAGTAACAGTCCACCCCAG ATCCGGGTGCTGCCGCTACACGGCCTTGACAGCGAGTGGCGCCCCCACCTGGCGGGAGATGAGCACTACACCCACCACGACCCCGGCTACGTCACCTCTAAAAGCGGCCCTCGCTGGACTGACACGTCCCTCCAGGAGATCCAGGCCGAGATTCGGGCCCAGCTCCCTTCCCCCAATGCCCTACCAAACCTCACCTTCCTGGGGGAAGACCCATCACACCCCGGCCTCTTCTCCCGGATCGTCCGTGGAGAGGAGCAGCAGTGGAGGGTGTGGGAGGATGAGGGACACGTGGCATTCCTCACCCCCTTCCCCAACGCCCCCGGCCTCACCGTACTGGTCCCCCGTCGACCTCTGACCTCGGATATATTTAGACTCGAAGAGGCAGATTATACGAGTTTGGTACTGGCAACCCAGAAGGTGGCCAAGGTTTTGGAAGACGGTCTCGGAGCGTGGGGGGTGGGGTTGATATTCGAGGGGTTTGAGATTGACTATGCTCATGCTAAATTGATACCTCTGCTCTCTCCGCCCTCCTCTCACCAGGTTGATGGgggctccaccaccaccactggctCTCCATCTCCTCAGGCCCAGTTTAGTGCCACCTATCCTGGGTTTGTGACCTCGGAGGATGGCCCTGAGGCCAGCCTGGAGTGTTTGAAGGAGTTACAGACCAAAATCACACAGTAA
- the LOC110508389 gene encoding uncharacterized protein LOC110508389 isoform X4 gives MLLARFLRRYRKMSSSLPRPRHVIWETEELVAYLHPQPWTPGTTILEPKTPRGPDEEPSPAQGSLFRLGEGAYLRLLLGAREVGALLCERLGVKRCALVCRPHPDSNSPPQIRVLPLHGLDSEWRPHLAGDEHYTHHDPGYVTSKSGPRWTDTSLQEIQAEIRAQLPSPNALPNLTFLGEDPSHPGLFSRIVRGEEQQWRVWEDEGHVAFLTPFPNAPGLTVLVPRRPLTSDIFRLEEADYTSLVLATQKVAKVLEDGLGAWGVGLIFEGFEIDYAHAKLIPLLSPPSSHQVDGGSTTTTGSPSPQAQFSATYPGFVTSEDGPEASLECLKELQTKITQ, from the exons ATGCTGCTTGCACGTTTTCTACGAAGGTACCGTAA GATGTCATCATCTCTTCCCCGACCTCGTCATGTGATCTGGgagacagaggagctggtggccTACCTCCACCCCCAGCCCTGGACCCCAG GCACTACCATCCTGGAGCCGAAGACCCCCAGGGGCCCAGATGAGGAACCAAGCCCAGCTCAGGGCAGTCTCTTCAGGCTGGGTGAGGGAGCCTACCTAAGGTTGCTGCTGGGGGCCAGGGAGGTGGGGGCCCTGCTGTGTGAGAGGCTGGGGGTGAAGAGATGTGCCCTGGTCTGCAGGCCCCACCCAGACAGTAACAGTCCACCCCAG ATCCGGGTGCTGCCGCTACACGGCCTTGACAGCGAGTGGCGCCCCCACCTGGCGGGAGATGAGCACTACACCCACCACGACCCCGGCTACGTCACCTCTAAAAGCGGCCCTCGCTGGACTGACACGTCCCTCCAGGAGATCCAGGCCGAGATTCGGGCCCAGCTCCCTTCCCCCAATGCCCTACCAAACCTCACCTTCCTGGGGGAAGACCCATCACACCCCGGCCTCTTCTCCCGGATCGTCCGTGGAGAGGAGCAGCAGTGGAGGGTGTGGGAGGATGAGGGACACGTGGCATTCCTCACCCCCTTCCCCAACGCCCCCGGCCTCACCGTACTGGTCCCCCGTCGACCTCTGACCTCGGATATATTTAGACTCGAAGAGGCAGATTATACGAGTTTGGTACTGGCAACCCAGAAGGTGGCCAAGGTTTTGGAAGACGGTCTCGGAGCGTGGGGGGTGGGGTTGATATTCGAGGGGTTTGAGATTGACTATGCTCATGCTAAATTGATACCTCTGCTCTCTCCGCCCTCCTCTCACCAGGTTGATGGgggctccaccaccaccactggctCTCCATCTCCTCAGGCCCAGTTTAGTGCCACCTATCCTGGGTTTGTGACCTCGGAGGATGGCCCTGAGGCCAGCCTGGAGTGTTTGAAGGAGTTACAGACCAAAATCACACAGTAA